In Burkholderia sp. NRF60-BP8, a single window of DNA contains:
- a CDS encoding pyridoxal phosphate-dependent aminotransferase encodes MKPIQKSNKLLNVCYDIRGPVLEHAKRLEEEGHRIIKLNIGNLAPFGFDAPDEIIQDMIRNLPASSGYSDSKGVFSARKAVMHYTQEKGVVGVGLDDIYIGNGASELIVMATQALLNDGDEVLLPAPDYPLWTAAVSLSGGTPVHYVCDEQNAWMPDLDDIRSKITPNTKAIVVINPNNPTGALYSDELLLELLEIARQHGLIVFADEVYDKIVYDGLEHTALGALSEDVITVTFNSLSKSYRSCGYRAGWMAVSGLGGDNRRRAKDYLEGLGILSSMRLCANVPGQFAIQTALGGYQSINELIVPSGRLYKQRELAYDMLTSIPGVTCVKPQAALYMFPRLDPKLYPIQNDQQFILDLLLEERVLLVQGTGFNWATPDHFRVVFLPNLDDLADSINRIARFLDGYRKRHSV; translated from the coding sequence GTGAAACCGATTCAGAAGTCGAACAAGCTGCTCAACGTCTGCTACGACATCCGTGGCCCGGTGCTCGAGCACGCGAAGCGCCTCGAGGAAGAAGGCCACCGCATCATCAAGCTGAACATCGGCAACCTCGCGCCGTTCGGGTTCGACGCGCCGGACGAGATCATCCAGGACATGATCCGCAACCTGCCGGCATCGTCCGGCTATTCGGATTCGAAGGGCGTGTTCTCGGCGCGCAAGGCCGTGATGCACTACACGCAGGAAAAGGGCGTCGTCGGCGTCGGCCTCGACGACATCTACATCGGCAACGGCGCGTCCGAGCTGATCGTGATGGCGACCCAGGCGCTGCTGAACGACGGCGACGAAGTGCTGCTGCCCGCGCCCGACTACCCGCTGTGGACGGCCGCCGTGAGCCTGTCGGGCGGCACGCCGGTGCACTACGTGTGCGACGAGCAGAACGCGTGGATGCCCGATCTCGACGACATCCGCAGCAAGATCACGCCGAACACGAAGGCGATCGTCGTCATCAACCCGAACAATCCGACCGGCGCGCTTTATTCCGACGAATTGCTGCTCGAGTTGCTCGAGATCGCGCGCCAGCACGGGCTGATCGTGTTCGCCGACGAGGTCTACGACAAGATCGTCTACGACGGCCTCGAGCACACCGCGCTGGGTGCGCTGTCGGAGGACGTGATCACCGTCACGTTCAACAGCCTGTCGAAGAGCTATCGGTCGTGCGGCTATCGCGCGGGCTGGATGGCCGTGTCGGGCCTCGGCGGCGACAACCGCCGGCGCGCAAAGGATTACCTCGAAGGGCTCGGCATCCTGTCGTCGATGCGCCTGTGCGCGAACGTGCCCGGCCAGTTCGCGATCCAGACGGCGCTCGGCGGCTACCAGAGCATCAACGAGCTGATCGTGCCGAGCGGGCGCCTGTACAAGCAGCGCGAGCTCGCGTACGACATGCTGACGTCGATCCCGGGCGTGACCTGCGTGAAACCGCAGGCCGCGCTGTACATGTTCCCGCGCCTCGACCCGAAGCTCTACCCGATCCAGAACGACCAGCAGTTCATTCTCGACCTGTTGCTCGAGGAACGCGTGCTGCTCGTGCAGGGCACGGGGTTCAACTGGGCGACGCCGGACCACTTCCGCGTGGTCTTCCTGCCGAACCTCGACGACCTGGCCGATTCGATCAACCGGATCGCACGCTTTCTCGACGGCTACCGCAAGCGCCATTCGGTCTGA
- a CDS encoding Mth938-like domain-containing protein: MKLHQDTSGALNTVTGYGPDYVDVNLERHETSVIVLPGAPVQAWPVSSFDALAPEHFAMLLDPTPELVIFGSGARLRFPHPRLVAALTAKRIGVETMDFQAACRTYNILMAEGRKVAAALLIER, encoded by the coding sequence TTGAAACTGCACCAGGACACGAGCGGCGCGCTCAACACCGTCACCGGCTACGGCCCCGATTATGTCGACGTCAACCTCGAACGCCATGAAACGAGCGTCATCGTGCTGCCCGGCGCGCCGGTCCAGGCGTGGCCCGTGTCGTCGTTCGACGCGCTCGCGCCCGAGCATTTCGCGATGCTGCTCGACCCGACGCCCGAGCTCGTGATCTTCGGCAGCGGCGCGCGGCTGCGTTTCCCGCACCCGCGGCTCGTCGCGGCGCTCACCGCGAAGCGGATCGGCGTCGAGACGATGGATTTCCAGGCCGCCTGCCGCACCTACAACATCCTGATGGCCGAGGGCCGCAAAGTCGCCGCCGCGCTCTTAATTGAACGTTAA
- a CDS encoding glycosyltransferase family 39 protein, with translation MNDTPSRLPLNRITLVLLLVALAIVWFAPLGLRHLIPSDEGRYAEMAREMFVTGDWITPRYNGYKYFEKPPLQTWLNALTFAWFGIGEWQARLYTAVASFAGVLLVGYTGARLFNPLSGFLAAVVLASSPYWNLMGHFNALDMGLAFWMALSLCSLLLAQRPGLRPAAVRGWMWACWAAMAFAVLSKGLVGLILPGAVLVLYTLIARDWALWKRLYLVSGLVIFFAIVLPWFVLVQQRNPEFFNFFFIVQQFRRYLTPEQNRPGPLYYFVPVLLVGFLPWLSVAWQSVRHALRMPRQPNGFSPMLVLLIWSAFIFLFFSASHSKLISYVLPVAPALALIIGAYLPLMTAERFRRHLLGYLVFFVAAAFGIIFLAYQGDARTPNALYRAFQIWLYAGLAVSAALTLAAAWLNRRAGVAAALAAFGAAWLAFGTIGGTGHDEFGRYSSGALLAPAVRAELAKLPPDTPFYSVEMLDHTFPFYVGHTTIMVQRQDELAFGISVEPNKWIPTVGEWIARWKQDTHALAIMAPGQYDALVKEGVPMRVIARDNRRVIVEKPQS, from the coding sequence ATGAACGATACGCCGTCGAGGCTACCGCTCAATCGCATCACGCTCGTCCTCCTGCTCGTCGCGCTCGCGATCGTCTGGTTCGCGCCGCTCGGGCTGCGCCACCTGATCCCGAGCGACGAAGGCCGCTATGCGGAAATGGCGCGCGAGATGTTCGTCACCGGCGACTGGATCACGCCGCGCTACAACGGCTACAAGTACTTCGAGAAGCCGCCGCTGCAAACCTGGCTGAACGCGCTGACGTTCGCGTGGTTCGGCATCGGCGAATGGCAGGCGCGTCTGTATACCGCGGTGGCGAGCTTCGCCGGCGTGCTGCTCGTCGGCTACACCGGCGCGCGCCTGTTCAACCCGCTGTCGGGCTTCCTCGCGGCCGTCGTGCTCGCCAGCTCGCCGTACTGGAACCTGATGGGCCACTTCAACGCGCTCGACATGGGGCTCGCGTTCTGGATGGCGCTGTCGCTCTGCTCGCTGCTGCTCGCGCAACGGCCCGGGCTGCGCCCGGCCGCGGTGCGCGGCTGGATGTGGGCGTGCTGGGCCGCGATGGCGTTCGCGGTGCTGTCCAAGGGCCTCGTCGGCCTGATCCTGCCCGGCGCCGTGCTCGTGCTGTATACGCTGATCGCGCGCGACTGGGCATTGTGGAAGCGCCTGTACCTGGTCAGCGGCCTCGTGATCTTCTTCGCGATCGTCCTGCCGTGGTTCGTGCTCGTCCAGCAGCGCAACCCCGAATTCTTCAACTTCTTCTTCATCGTCCAGCAGTTCCGCCGGTACCTGACCCCGGAACAGAACCGCCCGGGCCCGCTGTACTACTTCGTGCCGGTGCTGCTGGTCGGCTTCCTGCCGTGGCTGTCGGTCGCGTGGCAGAGCGTCCGTCATGCGCTGCGCATGCCGCGCCAGCCGAACGGCTTCTCGCCGATGCTCGTGCTGCTGATCTGGAGCGCGTTCATCTTCCTGTTCTTCAGCGCGTCGCATTCGAAGCTGATCTCGTACGTGCTGCCGGTCGCGCCGGCGCTCGCGCTGATCATCGGCGCGTACCTGCCGCTGATGACGGCCGAGCGCTTCCGTCGCCATCTGCTCGGCTACCTCGTGTTCTTCGTCGCCGCAGCGTTCGGGATCATCTTCCTCGCTTACCAGGGCGACGCCCGCACGCCGAACGCGCTGTACCGCGCATTCCAGATATGGCTGTACGCCGGTCTCGCGGTCTCGGCCGCGCTGACGCTCGCGGCCGCGTGGCTGAACCGCCGCGCGGGCGTGGCCGCCGCGCTCGCCGCGTTCGGCGCCGCGTGGCTCGCGTTCGGCACGATCGGCGGCACCGGGCACGACGAGTTCGGCCGCTACAGCTCGGGCGCGCTGCTCGCGCCGGCCGTGCGCGCCGAACTGGCGAAACTGCCGCCCGACACGCCGTTCTACTCGGTCGAGATGCTCGATCACACGTTCCCGTTCTACGTGGGCCACACGACGATCATGGTGCAGCGCCAGGACGAGCTCGCGTTCGGAATCTCGGTCGAGCCGAACAAATGGATCCCGACCGTCGGCGAATGGATCGCGCGCTGGAAGCAGGACACCCATGCGCTCGCGATCATGGCGCCTGGCCAGTACGACGCGCTGGTCAAGGAAGGCGTGCCGATGCGCGTGATCGCGCGCGACAACCGCCGCGTGATCGTCGAGAAACCGCAATCGTAA
- a CDS encoding EamA family transporter, translating to MNPVSFVCIVTGVMLNACAQLLLKAGVNAVGHFEFSRANIIPVGLKIATQLPIIGGLGCYVLSVVVWIVGLSRVDVSIAYPMLSLGYVVNAFAAWYLFGEVLSVQRLVGIGIILIGVLVLARS from the coding sequence ATGAATCCCGTTTCGTTCGTCTGCATCGTCACCGGCGTGATGCTCAACGCCTGTGCGCAACTTCTGCTGAAAGCCGGCGTCAACGCCGTTGGACACTTCGAATTCAGCCGTGCGAACATCATCCCGGTCGGGCTCAAGATCGCGACCCAGTTGCCGATCATCGGCGGCCTCGGCTGCTACGTGCTGAGCGTCGTCGTGTGGATCGTCGGGCTGTCGCGGGTCGACGTGTCGATCGCGTACCCGATGCTGTCGCTCGGCTACGTCGTCAACGCGTTCGCGGCGTGGTACCTGTTCGGCGAGGTGTTGTCGGTCCAGCGGCTCGTCGGCATCGGCATCATCCTGATCGGCGTGCTCGTGCTCGCGCGCAGCTGA
- a CDS encoding DegT/DnrJ/EryC1/StrS family aminotransferase, with protein sequence MSQTTAPFLPFTRPEIDEETIQGVVDVLRSGWITTGPQCQKFEAALSEYCGGRPVRAFNSGTCTLEIGLRIAGVGPGDEVITTPASWVSTSNVIIETGATPVFADIDPVTRNIDLDKLEQAITPRTKAIIPVFLSGLPVDMDRLYAIARAHKLRVIEDAAQAFGSTWRGKRIGAIGDIVSFSFHANKNLTTIEGGALVLNDKDEAVLAQKYRLQGITRTGFDGMDCDVLGGKYNLTDVAARVGLGQLPHIERFTAQRRALARAYFAAFDGGAAVKLGVGLPVAEFENGNWHMFLVTLPLERLSISRAEFMAQMKERGIGTGIHYPAIHLFTLYRARGFKEGMFPHAERYGASTVTLPLFTQMTEGDVRRVVDAVNQICEQYGK encoded by the coding sequence ATGAGCCAGACTACTGCTCCGTTTCTGCCGTTCACCCGCCCCGAGATCGATGAGGAAACCATCCAGGGCGTCGTCGACGTGCTGCGCTCGGGCTGGATCACCACCGGCCCGCAGTGCCAGAAATTCGAGGCCGCGCTGTCCGAGTACTGCGGCGGCCGTCCGGTCCGCGCATTCAATTCGGGCACCTGCACGCTCGAGATCGGCCTGCGCATCGCGGGCGTCGGCCCCGGCGACGAGGTGATCACGACGCCTGCGTCGTGGGTCTCGACCAGCAACGTGATCATCGAAACGGGCGCGACGCCCGTGTTCGCCGACATCGATCCCGTCACGCGCAACATCGACCTCGACAAGCTCGAACAGGCGATCACGCCGCGCACGAAGGCGATCATCCCCGTGTTCCTGTCCGGCCTGCCGGTCGACATGGACCGCCTGTACGCGATCGCCCGCGCGCACAAGCTGCGCGTGATCGAGGACGCCGCGCAGGCGTTCGGCTCGACGTGGCGCGGCAAGCGCATCGGCGCAATCGGCGACATCGTGTCGTTCAGCTTCCACGCGAACAAGAACCTGACGACGATCGAAGGCGGCGCGCTCGTGCTGAACGACAAGGACGAAGCCGTGCTCGCGCAGAAGTACCGGTTGCAGGGCATCACGCGCACCGGCTTCGACGGGATGGACTGCGACGTGCTCGGCGGCAAGTACAACCTGACCGACGTGGCCGCGCGCGTCGGCCTCGGCCAGTTGCCGCACATCGAGCGCTTCACCGCGCAGCGCCGCGCCCTCGCCCGCGCGTATTTCGCCGCGTTCGACGGCGGCGCGGCCGTGAAGCTCGGCGTCGGCCTGCCGGTCGCCGAATTCGAGAACGGCAACTGGCACATGTTCCTGGTCACGCTGCCGCTCGAGCGGCTGTCGATCTCGCGCGCCGAGTTCATGGCGCAGATGAAGGAACGCGGCATCGGCACGGGCATCCACTACCCGGCGATCCATCTTTTCACGCTGTACCGTGCGCGCGGTTTCAAGGAGGGCATGTTCCCCCACGCCGAGCGGTACGGCGCGTCGACCGTCACGCTGCCGCTGTTTACGCAGATGACGGAAGGCGACGTGCGTCGCGTGGTCGACGCCGTCAATCAGATTTGCGAACAATACGGAAAATAA
- a CDS encoding glycosyltransferase — protein sequence MSHLEARAGHSGAAHLDAGRPEVSVIIPVYNEEDGLAALFARLYPALDALDVSYEVILINDGSRDRSAAMLADQFHVRPDTTRVVLLNGNYGQHMAILAGFAQSRGEIVVTLDADLQNPPEEIGKLIAKMREGHDYVGSIRKQRQDSLWRRKASQMMNRLRERITRIKMTDQGCMLRAYSRRIIDTINVCGEVNTFIPALAYTFAQNPTEIEVAHEERFAGESKYSLYSLIRLNFDLVTGFSVVPLQWLSFIGVILSLGSAALFVLLLVRRFIVGAEVQGVFTLFAITFFLLGVIIFALGLLGEYVGRIYQQVRARPRYLIQAVLEQHDGVPPVPAAGHHPGAAQ from the coding sequence ATGAGTCACCTTGAAGCACGCGCCGGGCATTCGGGCGCCGCGCACCTGGACGCCGGCCGGCCCGAAGTATCGGTCATCATCCCCGTGTACAACGAGGAAGACGGCCTCGCCGCGCTGTTCGCGCGGCTGTATCCGGCGCTCGACGCACTCGACGTGTCGTACGAAGTGATCCTGATCAACGACGGCAGCCGCGACCGCTCGGCCGCGATGCTCGCCGACCAGTTCCACGTGCGCCCCGACACGACGCGCGTGGTGCTGCTCAACGGCAACTACGGCCAGCACATGGCGATCCTCGCCGGCTTCGCGCAATCGCGCGGCGAGATCGTCGTCACGCTCGACGCCGACCTGCAGAACCCGCCCGAGGAAATCGGCAAGCTGATCGCGAAAATGCGCGAGGGCCACGACTACGTCGGCTCGATCCGCAAGCAGCGCCAGGACAGCCTGTGGCGACGCAAGGCGTCGCAGATGATGAACCGGCTGCGCGAACGCATCACGCGCATCAAGATGACCGACCAGGGCTGCATGCTGCGCGCGTACAGCCGCCGCATCATCGACACGATCAACGTGTGCGGCGAAGTCAACACGTTCATCCCCGCGCTCGCGTACACGTTCGCGCAGAACCCGACCGAAATCGAGGTCGCGCACGAGGAACGCTTCGCGGGCGAATCGAAGTATTCGCTGTACAGCCTGATCCGGCTGAACTTCGACCTGGTGACGGGCTTCTCGGTCGTGCCGTTGCAGTGGCTGTCGTTCATCGGCGTGATCCTGTCGCTCGGCTCCGCCGCGCTGTTCGTGCTGCTGCTCGTGCGCCGCTTCATCGTCGGCGCGGAAGTGCAAGGCGTGTTCACGCTGTTCGCGATCACGTTCTTCCTGCTCGGCGTGATCATCTTCGCGCTCGGCCTGCTCGGCGAATACGTCGGCCGCATCTACCAGCAGGTGCGCGCGCGGCCGCGCTACCTGATCCAGGCCGTGCTCGAGCAGCACGACGGCGTGCCGCCGGTGCCGGCCGCCGGGCACCACCCGGGAGCCGCGCAATGA
- a CDS encoding formyltransferase — protein sequence MKPRAVVFAYHNVGVRCLQVLLARGVDVALVVTHEDNPNENIWFGSVASVAAEHGIPVVTPADPADPALRSAVSDAQPDFIFSFYYRHMLPVDLLAIAPRGAYNMHGSLLPKYRGRVPTNWAVLNGETETGATLHEMAAKPDAGAILAQTAVPILPDDTAAQVFDKVTVAAEQTLWRVLPALLAGEAPHLPNDLATGSYYGGRKPEDGRVDWSKPAAQVYNLVRAVAPPYPGAFTDVGGARFVIARARLAAPGSAAAAAAADLPPGLHVSDNALFGVCGDSRALSILELWQQRDGGETVVTPAEFAQFIHSSRHS from the coding sequence ATGAAGCCGCGCGCGGTCGTCTTCGCGTATCACAACGTCGGCGTACGCTGCCTGCAGGTGCTGCTCGCGCGCGGCGTCGACGTCGCGCTGGTCGTCACGCACGAGGACAATCCGAACGAGAACATCTGGTTCGGCAGCGTCGCGTCCGTCGCAGCCGAACACGGCATTCCGGTCGTCACGCCGGCCGATCCCGCCGATCCGGCGCTGCGCAGCGCGGTGTCCGACGCGCAGCCCGATTTCATCTTCTCGTTCTACTATCGGCACATGTTGCCGGTGGACCTGCTCGCGATCGCGCCGCGCGGCGCATACAACATGCACGGTTCGCTGCTGCCGAAATACCGGGGTCGGGTACCGACCAACTGGGCCGTGCTGAACGGCGAGACCGAAACCGGCGCGACGCTGCACGAAATGGCCGCCAAGCCCGACGCGGGCGCGATCCTCGCGCAGACCGCGGTGCCGATCCTGCCGGACGATACGGCCGCGCAGGTATTCGACAAGGTCACGGTGGCCGCCGAGCAGACGCTGTGGCGCGTGCTGCCCGCGCTGCTCGCGGGCGAGGCGCCGCACCTGCCGAACGATCTCGCGACCGGCAGCTACTACGGCGGACGCAAGCCCGAGGACGGCCGCGTCGACTGGTCGAAACCGGCCGCGCAGGTCTACAACCTGGTGCGCGCGGTCGCCCCCCCGTATCCGGGTGCATTCACGGACGTCGGCGGCGCGCGCTTCGTGATCGCGCGCGCGCGCCTCGCGGCGCCCGGCAGCGCGGCGGCGGCGGCCGCGGCAGATTTGCCGCCCGGCCTGCACGTAAGCGATAATGCGCTATTCGGCGTCTGCGGCGACAGCCGCGCCCTATCCATTCTCGAGCTGTGGCAGCAGCGCGACGGCGGCGAAACCGTCGTGACGCCCGCGGAATTCGCGCAGTTCATTCATTCTTCCCGTCATTCATGA
- a CDS encoding bifunctional UDP-4-keto-pentose/UDP-xylose synthase: MKAKKVLILGVNGFIGHHLSKRILETTDWEVFGMDMQTDRLGDLVNHERMHFFEGDITINKEWVEYHVKKCDVILPLVAIATPATYVQQPLRVFELDFEANLPIVRSAVKYGKHLVFPSTSEVYGMCSDEQFDPDASALTYGPINKPRWIYACSKQLMDRVIWGYGMEGLNFTLFRPFNWIGPGLDSIYTPKEGSSRVVTQFLGHIVRGENISLVDGGSQKRAFTDIGDGISALMKIIENKGGVASGKIYNIGNPKNNFSVRELAHKMLELAAEFPEYAESAKQVKLVETTSGAYYGNGYQDVQNRVPKIDNTMQELGWAPQATFDDALRNIFEAYRGHVADARALVEQQG; this comes from the coding sequence ATGAAAGCAAAAAAAGTCCTGATCCTGGGTGTGAACGGCTTCATCGGCCATCACCTGTCGAAGCGCATTCTTGAAACCACCGATTGGGAAGTGTTCGGCATGGACATGCAGACCGACCGGCTGGGCGACCTCGTCAACCACGAGCGGATGCATTTCTTCGAAGGCGACATCACGATCAACAAGGAGTGGGTCGAGTATCACGTGAAGAAGTGCGACGTGATCCTGCCGCTCGTCGCGATCGCGACGCCGGCCACCTACGTCCAGCAGCCGCTGCGCGTGTTCGAACTCGACTTCGAGGCGAACCTGCCGATCGTGCGTTCGGCCGTCAAGTACGGCAAGCACCTCGTGTTCCCGTCGACCTCCGAGGTCTACGGCATGTGCTCGGACGAGCAGTTCGACCCGGACGCGTCGGCGCTCACCTACGGCCCGATCAACAAGCCGCGCTGGATCTATGCGTGCTCGAAGCAGCTGATGGACCGCGTGATCTGGGGCTACGGGATGGAAGGCCTGAACTTCACGCTGTTCCGTCCGTTCAACTGGATCGGCCCGGGCCTCGACTCGATCTACACGCCGAAGGAAGGCAGCTCGCGCGTGGTCACGCAGTTCCTGGGCCACATCGTGCGCGGCGAGAACATCAGCCTCGTCGACGGCGGCTCGCAGAAGCGCGCGTTCACCGATATCGGCGACGGCATCAGCGCGCTGATGAAGATCATCGAGAACAAGGGCGGCGTCGCGTCGGGCAAGATCTACAACATCGGGAATCCGAAGAACAACTTCTCGGTTCGCGAGCTCGCGCACAAGATGCTCGAACTGGCCGCGGAATTCCCCGAGTACGCCGAGTCGGCCAAGCAGGTGAAGCTCGTCGAAACGACGTCCGGCGCCTACTACGGTAACGGCTACCAGGACGTGCAGAACCGCGTGCCGAAGATCGACAACACGATGCAGGAGCTCGGCTGGGCGCCGCAGGCGACGTTCGACGACGCGCTGCGCAACATCTTCGAAGCGTATCGCGGCCACGTCGCCGACGCGCGCGCGCTCGTCGAACAGCAAGGCTGA
- a CDS encoding polysaccharide deacetylase family protein yields MARIVLKIDVDTLRGTREGVPNLARIFDRFNARATFLFSLGPDHTGWALRRVFRPGFLKKVSRTSVVEHYGVKQLMYGVLLPGPDIGRRAIADMRAIHEAGFECGIHTWDHVYWQDNVRVRDRDWTAREMQKSHARFVEIFGAPPVTHGAAGWQMNDAAFEQIDAWGMRYASDGRGHSPYLPVVGGRTLSHVQMPTTLPTLDEVLGVDGVDTHNVAAHLLKFTETNPHDQVFTLHAELEGQKLAPVFEQLLAGWRAQGHTFATMGDYHATLDRDSLPSYPVAWGEIPGRSGELIVQPD; encoded by the coding sequence TTGGCTCGTATCGTCCTCAAGATCGACGTCGACACGCTGCGCGGCACGCGCGAAGGCGTGCCGAACCTCGCGCGCATCTTCGATCGCTTCAATGCGCGCGCGACCTTCCTCTTCAGCCTCGGCCCCGATCACACGGGCTGGGCACTGCGGCGCGTGTTCCGCCCGGGCTTCCTGAAGAAGGTGTCGCGCACGTCGGTGGTCGAGCACTACGGCGTGAAGCAACTGATGTACGGCGTGCTGCTGCCCGGCCCCGACATCGGTCGCCGCGCGATCGCCGACATGCGTGCGATTCACGAGGCCGGCTTCGAATGCGGGATCCACACGTGGGATCACGTCTACTGGCAGGACAACGTGCGCGTACGCGATCGCGACTGGACCGCGCGCGAAATGCAGAAGAGTCACGCGCGCTTCGTCGAGATCTTCGGCGCGCCGCCCGTCACGCACGGCGCGGCGGGCTGGCAGATGAACGACGCCGCGTTCGAGCAGATCGACGCGTGGGGGATGCGCTACGCGTCCGACGGTCGCGGCCACTCGCCGTACCTGCCCGTGGTCGGCGGCCGCACGCTGTCGCACGTGCAGATGCCGACCACGCTGCCGACGCTCGACGAAGTGCTCGGCGTCGACGGCGTCGACACGCACAACGTCGCCGCGCACCTCCTCAAGTTCACCGAAACCAATCCGCACGACCAGGTGTTCACGCTGCATGCGGAGCTCGAAGGCCAGAAGCTCGCGCCCGTATTCGAGCAACTGCTCGCCGGCTGGCGTGCGCAAGGCCACACGTTCGCGACGATGGGCGACTACCATGCGACGCTGGACCGCGACTCGCTGCCATCGTACCCTGTCGCGTGGGGCGAAATCCCCGGCCGCTCCGGTGAGCTGATCGTCCAGCCCGACTGA
- a CDS encoding peroxiredoxin — MSVEVDRQVPDFTAPATGGDISLSDLKGKKLVLYFYPKDNTPGCTTEGLQFRDLYPKFKKAGAEVIGVSRDSLRSHDNFKAKLELPFPLISDADEALCALFDVIKMKKMYGKEVRGIERSTFLIDADGVLRQAWRGIKVPGHVDDVLKAVQAL, encoded by the coding sequence GTGTCCGTCGAAGTTGACCGTCAAGTTCCCGATTTCACCGCACCGGCCACGGGCGGCGACATTTCGCTGTCCGACCTGAAGGGCAAGAAGCTCGTGCTGTACTTCTATCCGAAGGACAACACGCCGGGCTGCACGACCGAAGGGCTGCAGTTCCGCGATCTCTATCCGAAGTTCAAGAAAGCCGGTGCGGAAGTCATCGGCGTGTCGCGCGACAGCCTGCGCTCGCACGACAATTTCAAGGCCAAGCTCGAGCTGCCGTTCCCGCTGATCTCCGATGCCGACGAAGCGCTGTGCGCGTTGTTCGATGTCATCAAGATGAAGAAAATGTATGGCAAGGAAGTGCGCGGAATCGAGCGCTCGACGTTCCTGATCGACGCCGACGGCGTGCTTCGCCAGGCATGGCGCGGCATCAAGGTACCGGGTCACGTGGACGACGTGCTAAAGGCTGTACAAGCGCTTTGA